GGCCGATGCATTGGTAACTGTGATGGTCCGGGTGTTGGTAGTGTCGTCATTTACTGAGTAGGTCTCAATGCCTGTTAGTGTTGTAAAGTCGCCATCACCACTGATTGTAATGGTCTCAGAGCCTGCAGCCGTCACTGTACCTGTAAACGCCGCATTTTGCGCTGGGCTCATGGTGACAGATGCACCACTGGCCAAGGTCAAATTAACTATGTTGGCAAGCGTACCGCCAGAGATATTCGCCCCTGAAGACATAGACACAGTATCTGCCGTTGTACCATCGCCCGTAAGTGTGCCCGTGTAACTGAGCGTACCCACGTTGAATGTCACGGCATCAGTAGAAGACGATGCGGTCACAGAAGTGCCAGCGGCAGCAACGGTCACTGTACGGCTATTAGTCGAAGAGTCACCGACCGAGAAGTTCTCAACGTTAGCAAGCGTTGTAAAGTCACCGTCGCCAGAGATATTAATCGTTTCAGTGCCTGCTGCTGTGATAGTACCGCCAAATAGAGCAGGCTGAGAGGCCGTCATTGACACGGTTGCACCACTGGCCAATGTCAGGTTTTCAAAGTTAGACACCGTTGCACCAGCAATACTCGCGCCTGAACTCATAGAAAGCGTGTCTGTGCCACCGGCAGCATTGAGAGTGCCGGTTGCTGTCAAAGCGGCTATGTTTATGGTGTCATTGCCGCTGCTACCTGTTACATTCTGGCCCGCAGCACTCAATGTGATACTGTTTGCCGCGCCTAAAATATAAGTTTCAATCGCGCTTGCTGCTGTTAAGCCGTCGGTTGCTGCAGAGATAGTTATGCTTTCTGTTGCACTGCCGTTAACTGTACTAAAGGCATCATGCTGCGCTTCAGTCATCGTCACAGATGCATTAGCATCCACTGTTAACGTCTCGAAACCACTTACGGTCGCACCGGCAATACTGGCCCCATTACCCAGTTGCAATACGTCGGTACCGCCACTGCCAGACAATGTACCTGTTGCTGTTACAGAGCCTGTTACAACTGTGTCAGCCGAGCTGCTGCCCGTCACATTTTGTGAAGCACCACCCAGCGTAAAGGTAAAACCTGCGCCTAATACATAAGTCTCGATATCCGCATCACCGCTAATCGCACCATCGCCATCAGCACTGCTGAGCGTAAACTGGTTAGTCCCGGCGCCATTGATGGTGGTAAACGATTCATGCTGAGACTCGGTCAGTGTGATAGATGCGCCGCTATCTGGCGTAAGTGTCTCAAAGCCACTTAAAGACGTTAGGTTGGCCAGGTTAGTGCTGGTAGGCACTGAGAGGATATCTGTACCTGTCCCGCCGCTTGCCGTAGAGCCGGTGGTATGGCTGGCATTGGCGATTGTCAGGGTTTCGTCTCCTCCCGCAAACGTAATAGCCGGGCTTAGATTTGTGCCATTGCTGGTATTAAAGCCCGCTGCTGTCGAGCTGGCAGCAGTGACATCCGTGACACTGACGGTGGCCGTACGCGTTGTACTGCTCGCAGAACCATCGTTGATCACCACAGTCACAGTGCGTGCCGTCTCGTTTGGCGTACTCGAAGTATTGTTATAAGTGATTGCCTGAAGGAAGGTGGTGACTTCAGCAGGCGTCGCCGTTGCACCCGTAATAGAAATGGTGTCTTGCAGAGTAATATCGGACGCACCCGATATACCAGTCAAAGCATTTTGTGCAGCAGCCGTCACATTCAGGCCTTCAGATGCACCATCCTGATCATTGGTCAGTGAAATTGTTATGGTTGTAATGGTGTCACTGTCTGCATCCGTTGCAGAGGCGCTGCTGGCAATGTTAACCGCACCGCTCCCCTCAGAAAAACTGGCACTGCTGTCATTACTGCCACTACCTGTATCTAGATCAACAACAGGGGTTGTATTGGCGGTAGTAAAATTAAAGGTGGTGTTGTCACTTATCCCCGTGAAGGCATTGCTGGATGTATCTGTTACCGCACCAGAGTCAATACGGATAGCGTATGTCCGGTTGCCGGTTAAATCACTGGTTGGATTCACGTAGACTTTGTCGCTGGTAATACTCACCCGGCCAGCTCCTGGCGAAGTGGTTGTGCCATCGCTTTCGCTGGCAACGTCAAATACCTCAAAATCACTGCTGTCGGTGACATTGCGGATAGTGATATTACCACTGCTCAGCGCGATATTCTCATCAAAGTCTATGATGATGTTATTGCTTACAGAAACATTGGTCGCGTTATCATTCGGGGTTGAGGTACCACCTTCAAATTGAGGCGCCGTTGAATCAGACGCTGGTGCATCATCTACAGTGATGTTGCGGATTGCGAAGCGTGAGTCGTAAGCACTGGCGGGATCTGTATCCGGGAATGAAATGATTAAGGTGTCAATGTCTTGCCAGAGCGCGTTATTAAAATCACTACTACGCGTAAAGCTAAAAGTCGTGCCCACCCCGGGCCCTACCGGTGGCGTTAAGTCAACCGTGACCGTTTGCCCACCGTCTTTAAAGCCGGTAAATCGGACCCTGTGTTCTGCATCAGTGGCAGTTGCGCGGACAAAAGTAATACCATCAAAACTAAAATGTTTACCTGCGTTCTCCAGGAGTTTATAGGCCTTGTCAGTCGCGCTGGCTCCGGAGTTACCAATAAAATTTGCTGCATAAAACGAGCTAAACGCAACAGCAAAGCTCTCTGCTGTATAATTGTCTCCGCTTTCGCCACCATCCAGGATAAAAGTAACGTCGCCGGCTGTATCGAGAGAAATATCCGGTACACCACTGGCGCCATCTCTCACATCCGTTGGCGTACCTGTGCCGGAGGAATAATCCAATATCTTTTGGCCTGCCCAGATATTGCCGGAAAACAACGCTGCTGATATACCAGCCGACGTGACGGCGGTGGCAACTTTACTTAATCTCATCTTACTACTCCGTTAATTTTTCTGGTCCAGTGACATTTTATCGTTTTAATATTTACTTCAATTTCAACGCGGTTTGATGACAATCCATTGCTAAAGCAGGCCAACCCAGTGCACGGTCAGCCCAATTCCAGTACTGATTAGTTACGAGGTGGGAAAACCCCGTCCGTTGCAATCAGCCAGTTAACCGGTAATACCGGGTTTAATATATTCAAAGGTGCAGAGCCACCTGTATTAGTGACAGTGACAGTTCCGCCCGCTGAACCACCACCAGATACCGTTAGCCCCTCAATAGTCGTCAGATTTGCTGACTCAAAACCTGGTTTGAAGAAGCCGTCACTATTGTTTGCTGCTATATAAGAGCTAGTATCTGGGGTTTTGGTATTTGCTCCATTGGTTGCGACCTGTAGCGTGCCACTTACCGGATTTGTGCCACCAAGCGGCGTGAAAATCGCAGTGTGAGAGTGCGCAGGCATATGAATGATCTCAATACCTACCATCTCAGTACCTTGTCTTTCACCCTGACGATAATCCATACCACCCGGGCGCACACCCTGGCCGACGGGGCTGCGACCACGCAAGTCTGGCAATGCGTAGGTCGTACGAGCATCTCCCCCATAAATAGTCCCTATCAGAGCAAACAACGCCTGGTTTTGTGAAATAGCCATCGTCTGGCCTAAACACATTGCAAAGTTTCTAATTGTAAAAGCACCGCCGAAGGTACCCATTGAGCCAATATACGGGTCAGTAGACATATGAATTCCTCTCTAATTCGTAAACATACCCTTTAACGATAAACGCTCAGTACCACTAAAATTCACTCAGTGGTTTATCGACTTGTTGCGAAAAGTTCGCACCTACTACTTTATTTACTGCTTTGCCTGAAAGGCATATATGTGTTGTAGAGCTATCACTGCTCAGCTATTAATCAGGGTTTCCTTCTGGTAAGTGGGGCGTAAAAACAGGGGGGATGAAAAACTCAGGCAATTGCACCCTGCGCGCTTCTCCGCTCAAGACCTTGTCAAGGCAGACTGTACCGATATCATTAATGCTGACATTGAGCTCAGCCGGATCATCGCTGTCTGCAAAACGCCAGTACAATTCTGTGGTTTTATAACGTAAGAGTGCCATTAACGGGTAACCGTCAAATTCGCTGGGGCTATCGCAGAACCTTTCGTGACAGTCAACGAGCTTCTGTTCTCCCAAAAACTGGACTAACAAGCTTCCCATTCCGGGTACTTCCAAAATACTGCTCTCGCCCTGTGCGACAACTATCTCGCCAGTGCCTTCAACTTTCGCAATACGCTGTCCTTCACCACTTGGTACATCGCCTCCGTTATAAGGAAACAGCGTAAGATCATAACCATATCGGTTGGTCAGATTGATCTTTATATTCATATCTATCTCGCTTCTGAGTTAAAGTTCAGAGCATAGTTAGAAATGCAGGATAATAAGTACATCGGCCAGGCCACTCACGAGTCCTTCTCAACTAAGCTACCATTGTAAAATTTAGTACAAAGGTATCGGTTTGCAATTGATTTAGCGCATTAAAACTATCACAAACTATGTTTTTACATTCGCGCAGAGGAAGTAGGGGCAACGGCCAACCCAGGCTCCAACCCAAACAAAATTGCAAAACGATAGCCATCAAAAATACCTTGCTCTGTTAATACGGTATCCAGGCGCACGGCGCCATCTTTCGTCTTAACCAACAGCCCTTTCACTCTGTCGAGCTCCAAAACGGTGCCAGGCTTAATACCCGTTAGCTGGCAATCCATGCTGCTCGCCTGCATAAGCTGCAACATACCTTCACGGAATTTAAACCGGGCACCACCGAGCTCAGCATTGGCAGCACGAGCCAGGTTAACTATTTCACTGCTTGTATGGCGCTGCCAGTCAATCAGCAAATCTTCAACCTGAACAAATGCGGCATATCGTGGCTCACACCGTTCACCATCAATCTCAACGTCCTCGCTTTGTGCTTGCCACGTTAATGTGCCTGCCGCCTGCTGCTGGGTAAACTGCTCTAGCAAAGCAGGTACCATCTGGGCAAGCTTCTGATGCAAACACTGAGAGGTATCAAAGGGGTGAACAGGCAAATCAATGTGGGTTGCAATTGCGCCGCCATCTAATTGCTCGGTTACTTCATGAAGCGTGAGCCTGACAGTTTCTACGCCCTCTTTGAGCTGCCAAAACACCGGCATTGGACCACGATAGTCTGGCAATGCACTCGGGTGGATATTCAGCAAACGCCCGGCAAAATAGTCGATGAGCTTAGAGCGGACTTTGTGTCTAAACAGATAAACCAAACCACTGTTAACACCCAGCCTGTCGAGTTCGGCAATCAGCGCATCGTCTGATTCGGTTTTATATTGCAGCATAGGGATTTGATGGTGGTGCAAAAATTGCTGCAACTGAACAAGATCCGGGTTTGGCTCTGCTTCAACCAACACTACGCAGCCCAGCTGACCCCTTTGCAGCAAATACTGCACCGCGGCCAAACACAAACAGCTGCCACTGAATAAGGCATACTTAGATTCCATCATTGCCTCCTATACTTTAACGGGCACAAACCCAGGCATACCGCTGAGCTGGTAATAAAATTGGACCGTGTCACCGCTGTTGGCCACAAAGTGCATATGGTCGAGCTCTCTGGGCTTTGCATCAACATAAAAGCTCATGTCTGGCTTAGGATGCGTAATGCCTGAATCGTACTGATCCAGCCCTTCGCCATCAAACGTGGTGATCTGCGCATACACGGCCAGAATACGCTCAGACATATCCTCTACCCCGGTTGGCAAAGTAATGGTATTAGCTGAAACCACCCGGACCCCATCCTCCAGTGCCAATTCCTGCATCTGCAACAATGCTGATTTGTCGATACGCATCAACTCTCCCAGTTCCACCCGCTCCTGCAAAGCACCGTCTTGCAAGTGCGCGGAGTGACAATATTCCGCGTCTTTCCATTGCTGATTAAATTCAGTTTCGCCGTGAACCATCATGCCCTTAATAGACACAGAGTGCGGGATCATCCAGCCATCTAACGCCAAAAACTTCACTAAATGCTTTGCAATCGCCAGCTGGCCTTCGCGTGTAAAACCATGCTGCATCGCCTCGAGCACAAGCAAGTCAATGCTCTCTTGCGGCTCATAGGTTGTAGCGTCTTCTTCTATTATGTCGGCAACAAATTCTCCTAACTGTAAATCACTAATCAGTTGTCTTAGTGAGACAATGGCGCCCGGGTGAGTGTCAACAAACAACACCTTAATTTGTTCACCGTTAAACACATGCTGGTCTTTGTAATAGCTGAGCAGCGGTAACAGCAAGGGCGCGAACGGGCCGCAGGCAGGGTACAAGATAGTGATAGACTTTTTATGAGACAACATGCCACGAACGGCTTTATCTATGCCTTTTACATACCCCTGAATACGATAGATGTCTTTGATTGTATGGCGGCAGTTGATTGGCGACATAATCAACCCGGTGGGAGAGATGTACTGTCGTGTTAGTAGCTCTTCGCTGAGCTGTGCTTGTGTCATTGACTGCACAGCCTGTTCGTACATGGCCTCAAATGCAGCACTCAGTTGAGCGTGAGTGGCCTGAGTGGAGCTAAAAATGAGTGCCATCGCCTCAGTGAAGCTTTGGGTGAGGGCTTGTTGCCGCTGGGCGGTGGTGAGTTTAGCCTTGAGCAAAGACTCAAGCTGGTTACGAACAGTATGTTTTAATAATTGGTCGACTTTTGGGTCTGCATAATCTGCGGTTGTCACAGAATGCGTCTGATGTTTTTCCATCGGCGCTACCTAAGTATGATAATTCCATAATTACAAGGCACTAAGAGAAGCGAAACCGCAAGCCCTCAGCACCTGTCAGCGTTCATGATTCAGTCTAGTTGAGTGCCATTAATTTGCGAATTTCTTTATTAAAAATCCATTTTCTGTCGCCCAGCTGCCCGCCACTGACAACAACATCTTGTGTACCATCCAGTGATCTGTAAAAAGGCTGCTTTGCGAGTCGTGTCTGGCCGTAGGTGTACAAAAACGCACCATTATTGTTGAACACTTTGATGCTGTGGGTGCCCATTTCCAGAATGTGCAAATGGCCATGCGCATCAAGCGTAATGCTTTTAGGTCCGTTTAGCTGCTCAACCATATCAATACCAAACTCGCCAATCTGGCCGAGTTTTTCACCGTAAAAACTCGCTACGGTAATGTGATGATTGCCATGAGCAATCAGGTAAACCAGCTGCTGCGAAGGCTCGATAGCAAAATCACTGACTATATCAACCCCTACCGGCAGAGCGATTGCCCCTTGCTGATTGCCATAAGCATCAAACACCGCAATCTCTTTGCTCATTTCGAAGTAAACATACAGTAATTCGCCGTAGCGCCTGCTAACGGACGGCTTAAGTGTTAAGGTAACCTGTTCGCCACTGGGCGCCTGCACAGACATTTTTGGTGCCGTAAGGCCCAGTTTATCTAATGTGCCGGCATCAACACGCTGAGTATCTTGTTTAGAAAATGTAAATGTACTGGTGTTAGCGGCGAATGCACTGACGGGCAGTACACCACTGGCACATAAGAGCGAGCCTGATTTAAGAAAAGTACGACGTTCCATCTATAAATACCTTTAACTACCAAAAAGCCAGTAGATTATTACAAACTGCTGAATAATTAGACATTACACGACATTACACGACATTACATCGCAAGCCAACCCTACCAATTAAGTACCAACAGGCAAGATAAACATAGGAATTTATAACTTTTAAACCATTATTTTTGTCAACCCTCAGCCAGAAGCATTTGACCCTCTATTGATAATCGGTAAAGATTACCAGCAGAGAACAACAGCATGCTCAGACTGTTCAGTAACGCTTGATATTGTTGAATTTTACTCAAGTAACGTGATTGGTTGCCGATAATCAATACGACCTTCATCTTTGTGAAATCTGTCTGATGTCAAATAAAGCCATGCTAATGGCAAGAATGTTGAAAAAACATTGTAATAATCGTAATTCTTAACAATAATTTAGAGCTTAGGTTCGAGCCCTGTTAACAAATTAGATAAAAATAAAAGACTATGCCACTAACTCAATTTTCTGATCCTTACATTCAGGATCGCTTTCAGTCGACACAATACGAGCTCATCCACAAGATAGGCGAAGGCGGTTTTGGTAAGGTATACAAAGCAAAGAATAAAAACACCGATCAGCTAGTGGCAATCAAGTTTCTGGCACTTGAGCCACATCTGGACGAAGCCAAAAAGCACCGCTACATTGAGCGATTCAAACGTGAAACCTCGCTCAGCAGCCAATTGCAACACCCGCACATTGTGCGACTGCTGGACAAAGGACAGGTAGACGAAAACCTGCTGTACGGCGTGTTTGAATATGTGGAAGGCCAATCCCTGCGCGAACATCTTATTCAGGAAGGCGCGTTAGATGCAGTCGATGCCACCGACATTATGTTGCAGGTACTGGATGCCCTGATCCATGCACACCAAAAAGGCATAGTCCACCGGGATATTAAACCCGCCAACATCATGCTGACGCAGGCAGGCGCAAAAACCTACGCTAAGATCCTCGACTTTGGTATCGGCACGCTCAGCCAGGAAAGCCGCCATCAGGACTTCGCCACACTCACACTCACCCAGGAAACCCTGGGTACGCCTTCTTACAGCGCGCCCGAGCAACTGCGTGGTGAACCAGCCTCAGCCAAAACCGATATCTATGTTTGGGGCCTGGTCTTTTTAGAATGCCTGACTGGTTTACCGGCCGTGACCGGCTCCAGCATTGCCTCGATTTACCACAAGCAGTTGAGCGATGTACATATTCCACTACCCAGTGCCTTGCTTGGCCACCCGTTATCGGGATTATTACGTCGTGTGCTACAAAAGAATGCCACAGAGCGGGTGATCTCAGGGGAAGAGGCATTCAGTGAACTAAACTCTATGAATGTGTCGAACCTGGTGGGCGTACTGGCAGATGTACAGGCGCAACATGGTTACGACGATGCCACTGTGGTGCTGCGCACCGACGACCCAAGCCATCCCGGCCAGCAGGATTACACCACGCTGACAGAGCGCAAACAGATCACCGTTATGGCACTGCGTCTCAGTGCTAAAATGCTCGATGAGAACACCAAAGATTTGGATGTCATCGACACCCTGTTTAAGTCGCAGCGCAACACCTGCATTGATATTGCCACCCGCTTTGGTGCCTATCATGTGGGCAATCTGGCCGATACTGCGCTGTTCTACTTTGGCTACCCCGTTGCCAGCGACAACGACACCCGACTAAGCGCACGTACCGCGCTAGATGTGATCAGTGAACTGGGTAAGCGTAATGCGCTGATGCAGGAAGCCCACGGTGTACAACTCAATGCCCATATTGGCTTGCACTCAGGTATTTTTGTCACTTATGCCAATGCCGTACCAGAAGGCCATGTTGCCAACACAGCCATGCAACTGGCTCGCCTGGCGGGTGAACGTCAGATTTTGTGTACCGCAGAGTCCCGCGCCATTCTTGAGCCATACAGTGAGTTCGATTATTTCGACAATATGCAGCTGGGTATGGCGTTTGAACAGCAAGCCATTTATAACCTCAAGGGCGAAAAACGTGTAGAAGCCTTTGGCTTTATGCGTGGTACACGCCATCATCACAAGCTGATTGGCCGCCAGAGTGAACTGGACAAAACCCTGTCTATCATTAATAACGAGCAACAAACCACCCGGGTTGCCCATATTTACGGTGAAGCCGGCATTGGTAAGTCGCGGTTATTGCAAGAAATTCGTGCCAACGCCGGCAAATACCAGCACCTGGTTGCCCAGTGTTTGCCCGAGCACCAGAACAACGCGCTCTACCCTGTTCTGACGCTGGTACGTTACCTGTTTAACACCAGCAATCTCAGCAATACCGAGGTTATAGACCTGTTCGTATCGCTGCTAAATGAACAGGACAGTACACTCAATACAGAGACCATTTTGCCTATCCTGCTGGTGTGGCTGAACATTGAGTTACC
The DNA window shown above is from Pseudoalteromonas viridis and carries:
- a CDS encoding phage tail protein, encoding MSTDPYIGSMGTFGGAFTIRNFAMCLGQTMAISQNQALFALIGTIYGGDARTTYALPDLRGRSPVGQGVRPGGMDYRQGERQGTEMVGIEIIHMPAHSHTAIFTPLGGTNPVSGTLQVATNGANTKTPDTSSYIAANNSDGFFKPGFESANLTTIEGLTVSGGGSAGGTVTVTNTGGSAPLNILNPVLPVNWLIATDGVFPPRN
- a CDS encoding methionyl-tRNA formyltransferase, producing MMESKYALFSGSCLCLAAVQYLLQRGQLGCVVLVEAEPNPDLVQLQQFLHHHQIPMLQYKTESDDALIAELDRLGVNSGLVYLFRHKVRSKLIDYFAGRLLNIHPSALPDYRGPMPVFWQLKEGVETVRLTLHEVTEQLDGGAIATHIDLPVHPFDTSQCLHQKLAQMVPALLEQFTQQQAAGTLTWQAQSEDVEIDGERCEPRYAAFVQVEDLLIDWQRHTSSEIVNLARAANAELGGARFKFREGMLQLMQASSMDCQLTGIKPGTVLELDRVKGLLVKTKDGAVRLDTVLTEQGIFDGYRFAILFGLEPGLAVAPTSSARM